The Ornithinimicrobium faecis genome includes a window with the following:
- a CDS encoding dioxygenase family protein produces MEQTTSPAPADRQPVLYLSHGAPPLADDETWTGQLRDWSDRLATPRNILMVSAHWESAPLTLSASERQQPLVYDFWGFPQKYFEVEYAAPTAPDLAHDVSTLIGGPVHRDEGRGLDHGAYVPLVEMFPEADVPVLQMSLPTLDPRALFEVGRRLAPLRDQGTLIVGSGFTTHNLKWFNPRNPADAPPPQVSAEFDHWAAEALARHDVDAVLDFETKAPGAREAHPRTEHWAPLYVTLGVAAASGGLDNEVAVDGFWYGLSKRSWQFG; encoded by the coding sequence GTGGAACAGACCACCAGCCCAGCACCCGCCGACCGGCAGCCGGTGCTCTATCTCAGCCATGGTGCGCCCCCGCTGGCCGACGACGAGACCTGGACGGGCCAGTTGCGGGACTGGTCCGACCGCCTGGCCACGCCGAGGAACATCCTGATGGTCTCTGCCCACTGGGAGAGCGCCCCACTGACACTCAGCGCCAGCGAGCGCCAGCAACCGCTGGTCTACGACTTCTGGGGCTTCCCGCAGAAGTACTTCGAGGTCGAGTACGCAGCCCCGACCGCACCGGACCTGGCCCACGACGTGAGCACCCTCATCGGCGGCCCCGTCCACCGCGACGAGGGGCGCGGGTTGGACCACGGGGCCTACGTCCCGCTGGTGGAGATGTTTCCGGAGGCTGACGTGCCGGTGCTGCAGATGTCGCTGCCGACGCTCGACCCCCGTGCACTCTTCGAGGTGGGGCGGCGGTTGGCGCCGTTGCGTGACCAGGGCACCCTCATCGTTGGCTCCGGCTTCACCACGCACAACCTGAAGTGGTTCAACCCCCGCAACCCCGCCGACGCTCCCCCGCCGCAGGTGTCAGCGGAGTTTGACCACTGGGCCGCGGAGGCCCTGGCCCGCCACGACGTGGACGCGGTCCTGGACTTCGAGACGAAGGCTCCTGGGGCGCGTGAGGCCCACCCGAGGACCGAGCACTGGGCACCGCTCTACGTCACGTTGGGCGTCGCGGCGGCCAGTGGCGGGTTGGACAACGAGGTGGCCGTCGACGGGTTCTGGTATGGCCTGTCGAAGCGATCCTGGCAGTTCGGCTGA
- a CDS encoding WhiB family transcriptional regulator: MGDTTSGPSPVADQWDWQFEGLCRTVSPELFFHPEGERGSARRRRDERAKRLCLQCPVLEPCRAHALSAREPYGVWGAMTEEERTAALSEADIAPDPAATPDSEEPGRNTA, translated from the coding sequence GTGGGTGACACGACTTCCGGACCCAGTCCGGTTGCTGACCAGTGGGACTGGCAGTTCGAGGGCCTGTGCCGCACAGTGAGCCCGGAGCTCTTCTTCCACCCCGAGGGCGAGCGTGGTTCTGCCCGCCGGCGGCGTGATGAACGCGCCAAGAGGCTCTGCCTGCAGTGCCCGGTCCTCGAGCCCTGCCGTGCCCATGCGTTGAGCGCTCGCGAGCCCTATGGGGTGTGGGGGGCCATGACGGAGGAAGAGCGCACCGCGGCCCTGTCCGAGGCGGACATCGCCCCCGATCCGGCGGCGACCCCAGACAGCGAAGAGCCCGGCCGCAACACGGCGTGA
- the guaB gene encoding IMP dehydrogenase → MTVADSRPAVPDPFRALGLTYDDVLLLPGETDLVPEQIDTTSRLTREISLRLPLVSAAMDTVTEGRMAIAMARQGGIGILHRNLSIEDQAYQVDLVKRTQTGRITNPVTIGPDATLEELDAICGQYRVSGLPVVDAQNHLLGICTNRDLRFTPVAEWEQTLVRDVMTSTPLVTAPSDVSHGEATSILRAHKRERLPLVDSEGRLTGLITVKDFVKSEQFPRASKDSHGRLLVGAAIGYYGDAWERATTLIDAGVDVLVADTAHGHVRMLIEMVQRLKSDPATRHVQVVGGNVATGAGAQAFVEAGADAVKVGVGPGAICTTRVVTGIGAPQLTAVYEAAQVARAAGVPVIADGGMKYSGDIAKALVAGAESVMMGSMLAGCEECPGELIFVNGKQFKSYRGMGSLGAMSSRGKQSYSKDRYFQAEVSSDDQIVPEGVEGRVAYKGALSNVIHQMSGGLRQAMFYVGARTVPDLQERGQFVRITQASLQESHPHDIQMTVEAPNYSVGG, encoded by the coding sequence ATGACCGTGGCTGACTCCCGACCTGCCGTCCCCGATCCGTTCCGCGCACTGGGCCTGACCTACGACGATGTGCTGCTGCTGCCGGGGGAGACCGACCTGGTGCCGGAGCAGATCGACACCACCAGTCGGCTGACCCGCGAGATCAGCCTGCGTCTGCCGCTGGTCTCGGCCGCCATGGACACCGTCACCGAGGGGCGGATGGCCATCGCCATGGCCCGTCAGGGCGGCATCGGCATCCTGCACCGCAACCTGTCGATCGAGGATCAGGCTTATCAGGTGGACCTGGTCAAACGCACCCAGACCGGGCGGATCACCAACCCGGTGACGATCGGCCCCGACGCCACCCTCGAGGAGCTCGACGCGATCTGCGGGCAGTATCGCGTGTCCGGCCTCCCCGTGGTCGACGCGCAGAACCACCTGCTCGGCATCTGCACCAACCGTGACCTGCGGTTCACCCCGGTGGCCGAGTGGGAGCAGACGCTGGTCCGTGACGTCATGACCTCGACCCCGCTGGTGACCGCCCCGTCTGACGTCAGCCACGGGGAGGCAACCAGCATCCTGCGGGCCCACAAGCGCGAGCGTCTCCCGCTCGTGGACAGTGAGGGCCGCCTCACCGGCCTGATCACGGTGAAGGACTTCGTGAAGTCCGAGCAGTTCCCCCGCGCCAGCAAGGACAGCCACGGACGGCTCCTGGTGGGCGCCGCGATCGGCTACTACGGCGACGCCTGGGAGCGGGCCACCACGCTGATCGACGCTGGCGTCGACGTGCTGGTCGCCGACACGGCCCACGGGCACGTGCGCATGCTGATCGAGATGGTGCAGCGACTGAAGTCAGACCCGGCCACCCGACACGTCCAGGTCGTGGGCGGCAACGTGGCAACCGGCGCGGGCGCACAAGCCTTCGTGGAGGCCGGCGCAGACGCGGTCAAGGTCGGGGTCGGCCCGGGGGCGATCTGCACGACCCGGGTCGTCACGGGCATCGGGGCGCCGCAGCTGACGGCCGTCTACGAGGCCGCGCAGGTGGCGCGGGCGGCCGGAGTGCCGGTCATCGCCGACGGTGGGATGAAATACTCCGGCGACATCGCCAAGGCTCTCGTCGCCGGCGCCGAGTCCGTGATGATGGGCTCCATGCTGGCCGGGTGCGAGGAGTGCCCGGGCGAGTTGATCTTCGTCAACGGCAAGCAGTTCAAGTCCTACCGCGGCATGGGCTCGCTCGGGGCGATGAGTTCACGCGGCAAGCAGTCCTACTCCAAGGACCGCTATTTCCAGGCCGAGGTCAGCAGTGACGACCAGATCGTGCCGGAGGGTGTCGAGGGCCGGGTCGCCTACAAGGGCGCGCTGTCCAACGTGATCCACCAGATGTCCGGGGGCCTGCGCCAGGCGATGTTCTATGTGGGCGCGCGCACGGTGCCCGACCTGCAGGAGCGCGGCCAGTTCGTCCGCATCACCCAGGCCAGCCTGCAGGAGTCGCACCCGCACGACATCCAGATGACCGTCGAGGCACCCAACTACAGCGTGGGTGGCTGA